In Juglans regia cultivar Chandler chromosome 13, Walnut 2.0, whole genome shotgun sequence, the following proteins share a genomic window:
- the LOC109007762 gene encoding E3 ubiquitin-protein ligase RHA2A: MGLQSQLNDVSSDSIPLLLLALFAKCVSYLRSVVSGLFHSLGLSRFNPDSAVDDGFVAAVGSGLAGLIVLADQLNLNRVFSFEYVDSEESDLVGRPDCVVCLSALRDGDQVRRLACLHVFHKECFDGWLNHLKFTCPICRSPQVCDERVSLTDRRVGGDLLAWFSVR; encoded by the coding sequence ATGGGATTGCAGAGCCAGCTGAACGACGTGTCATCGGATTCGATCCCACTTCTACTTCTGGCGCTCTTCGCCAAGTGCGTCAGCTACCTCCGTTCTGTCGTCTCCGGCCTATTCCactctctcggtctctcccgaTTCAACCCAGACAGCGCCGTAGACGATGGTTTCGTGGCCGCCGTTGGGTCGGGCCTTGCCGGCCTAATCGTCTTGGCCGATCAGCTCAACCTCAACCGGGTGTTTTCCTTCGAGTACGTCGACAGCGAGGAGTCGGACCTCGTCGGCCGGCCCGATTGCGTCGTGTGCCTCTCCGCGTTGAGGGATGGGGACCAGGTGCGACGGCTAGCGTGCCTCCACGTCTTCCACAAGGAGTGCTTCGATGGCTGGCTCAACCACCTCAAGTTCACGTGCCCTATTTGTCGGTCGCCGCAGGTGTGTGATGAGCGCGTGTCACTCACCGACCGTCGCGTCGGTGGAGACCTCCTCGCGTGGTTCTCCGTGCGGTGA